One Fibrobacter sp. UWB16 DNA window includes the following coding sequences:
- a CDS encoding PolC-type DNA polymerase III, which translates to MLKFAVVDLETTGGHGEDNRIMEIGIALMDGSEIVETYHALVDPGTPITPFVRELTGITDEMVSGQPQFGAIAEHVAALLQDRIFVAHNVQFDCKYMTAELKRCCIKFNPARLCTVKLSRRVFPGQPSYSLHKLTESLGLPDFNHHRALDDTLAAAAILKSALEKVGEAGVMKNVVNISVAKKQAFSK; encoded by the coding sequence TTGCTAAAATTTGCGGTAGTCGATCTCGAAACGACCGGCGGACATGGTGAAGATAATCGTATAATGGAAATCGGAATCGCCCTGATGGACGGTTCCGAAATTGTTGAAACGTACCACGCGCTTGTAGATCCAGGAACGCCGATTACGCCGTTTGTCCGCGAACTGACGGGCATCACCGACGAGATGGTGAGTGGACAACCGCAATTTGGAGCGATTGCAGAACATGTGGCAGCACTTTTGCAAGACCGCATTTTTGTAGCACACAACGTCCAGTTCGACTGCAAGTACATGACTGCGGAACTGAAGCGCTGCTGTATTAAGTTCAACCCAGCGAGACTTTGTACGGTAAAGCTTTCGCGGCGTGTGTTCCCGGGGCAGCCGAGTTACAGTTTGCACAAACTCACGGAATCGCTGGGGCTTCCAGACTTTAACCATCACCGTGCCTTGGACGATACGCTTGCTGCGGCCGCCATTTTGAAATCGGCTTTGGAGAAGGTCGGCGAGGCTGGCGTGATGAAAAACGTCGTGAATATCTCCGTTGCCAAGAAACAGGCGTTTAGTAAGTAG